The sequence TGGCTCCCTGAAGgcgttcatgactggcacaaagtcagcctttcatcttttcaatacagctctcacaccttagtaATTAgatccccaatcccttgctcgatGTTgtcgtgggggaggaggggggcttaggagatggagactgaggctAATGTATGGGTCCACCCCTGCTTTAGACCTTAGCCCTcacctcaacaaattttgcagggtcttttcttctctccctttccttttccttctcttcatccccttcttctgtccaccgCAGGGCTTGGGAAGAATAGACCTCCAAAATTAGTtaagtcgagggctgaggccaAAGGAAGGGGAGATCCCAAGCACtgagcctcagtctccgtctcccccTCAATCCCTTGCTTATTGTTGCCGTGGGGGGAGGCTTAAGATGCAGAGCctgaggcccagtgtaggggatcacccctgccttgggccttAGTCCTcgcttcaactaattttgcatagtctttccttctccctctttccttttccttctcttctttatccctttcttctgtccacttatccaaatcgTCAACTTAACGTTAACCCTTTTAGCAACAATACTTTACTATAATGCTGACCTTGATGCCTGTTACATTTGccattgaccattctggaaatcagCAAACATCGCCTTGTGAACCAAAAAACTTCCTTGCCTGGGGGCTTTGCCCATAAGTCCCACCCTATCCCTATATTTTGTAAACGCCGCTATTTACCTTATATGTTGatgcgcccccccccaaaaaaaaaaaaaagtctcccccccccttccccacctcgaCAGCAACGGACAAGAGAGGGGAAATCATGACAAACCCATTGTGTGTGTTGGCGTATGTATTAATAAAATCGACTACCTTGTTAAACAgcgtttattgattttattattatatcacaaagGTAATTGATATATTAagagttccatatatatatatatatttcaacttcAACATATAATGAGATGATCAATTACTCTAAgccacattatatgtatgtaaccgTAAAAGAGGATTCTTTTACTGGTCCCAACAAACGctgttaaaataaagaaattttgaaaacgaTATCACATGGATATAATAATGCATTTTCAACATTTTGCAGCATCAAATTATCGCCAAAACTGTATACACTGACTGAATATCGATAACAGTATCTTGTCCATTGGAATGCATTTAATATAGACGTCACTATTCCTGAGGATCCAGTACGGAATACACCAGTTACGTTTCCACTTTCTTTTAGCTTACAATGAAGCCACACCTGTTCCAGATATTGTATGAATACATCACGACACAATACATGAGTAAAAATGGATACCATCATTGTTCATTAGCTATATAATTTTCTCAAGGGACGTAATAGAACAATAACATGCACATGAACATATATAACGTGGATCTCAACAATATATTATTGTCGCACATTAAGGCCTGTCCACTCAAGCGGGCATGATCTGTGGGCACACAGGCGGGCATGAGTATAGATGACGTCACGAACTACTCGGTAAACAAGTGCTTTCCTTGTTTCGCCTGTTACGTCACCTTTTCAGTTGCCCGCCGATCATGCCCGCTTATGAGGGGAGGACTTACGTTCAGCAaggaataaaaaatcaaaagaaaatcggTCAACATGGCaccaactccaccccccccctttccccaacacacTTCTCACAGCCAGTAATGGATCATCTCTGTCCTCGGTGGAAGAGTGTAGAGTTTTGCTTGAAAAGGCAAGGTAATATAAATGCAAACAGCGAATAAGAGCCAATAGTAtataagattgtgtgtgtgtgtgtgtgtgtgtgtgtgagagagagtgtgagagtgagagtgtgagagtgtgagatagAAAGTAAGTATGAGTGAGTTTTATCATTCTGTCTGCGTGCGTTTCTGTATGTGTTCCTGAACAAGTAttaaaaccaaaccctaaccatGATATTTCTTAAAACActgaaaaatgataatcatattgttaAAGAGTTTTTATGTCATTAAGGATAAGACGTTCCAGAAAGCACAATCAATGCACTCAAGCAACTGCTCCAGGCAATCggtctcacttcctccttcaacgGTGCCTTACAAAGATTATCGATATGGACACTAAAAACATTTCCATACAACACAGCCTAAAATgcaacataaaatgcacatttgTTTCGATCTGAGCTTAGATTGATACCAAAGGTACCTCCGAGATATTTCGGCCTTTGCATACGAAGGACTAACAAACAAAGTGCatcatagatataaaaaataaatatttcttcgTCTGTCATTTGTCACACTCTAGTGCAAATTTACGATAATCATTCTATATATGCAGACTCGATGATCTACAATTTCGCTAATAGACTGCAGTCAACTACATTTGCGTCAAGCGCGGCACTTGTTGAGGCGTCTGCGTTGGACCGACAGATCGCCAGGGATTAAAGGCATTTGGTGTCTCCCTCGGGCCAGGATGACCAACGCTACCGCCTTTTTGGCAAAAGGTGTCGATACGATGTTATAGCTCAGGCATCAGATGAAATAGGTCAGCTTTTTTAATACCCATTAAAAAATTGGCCATTCTGTTAAATTTTGCAAAATTAGTCCTTGCATTGTaagtttatatacaaattttactgCAAGATACAAAGGTAAATACCGATTACACACACTAACCAACGCCAAACCTGGGCTCTAGCGTCGCATTCGCACTACTGCCGTATCGGCGGTAACATCGGGATGGGCGTCCGCAGCCGAGCAAGGGAGTGGCAAGCAATTGCAGAAGCTTATGGCGAAGCGGGAGGATACGGGGACGCGGACGTTCCCCATTTGCAAAGTCTCTATTATCTCTGTCAGTGGGATAACGTTTCCCGTTAGCCAGGTGGGGAATTTAATATCTACCTTTGCACTACCGAACCTGTGGCTATGTAGCATCTGATTCCTTTAATTTCTTCCTGAGTGGGAAATGAAGTACAATTTACAATTGTGGCGAAACTAATTCCTTAGGGCAGACCAATCGTGACACAGGAATGGAATGCAGACGCCCAAATACCGTGGCAGTGATATTAACCGGATATGTAAATAAAGAGATCCCGACGTAAATAGTCAGGCTTCTCGTCTTCCTAAGTATTGTACAAGAACTTCTAGAATTTTGTGCTGCTGTTCTAGTGTGGAGCTAAATGTGCTACAGCTTCACAGAACCAGACCCAATGTCACTTTTTGACTAGACACAAAACGTCTATTTTGACTAGTATAGACcgtccgcacacacatacattacagatacacacacacacacacactcacacacacacacacacacacacacacacacacacacacacacacacacacacacacacacacacacacacacacacacacacacacacacacacacacacacacacatgtatatatatgaatatatataaatatataattatatatttatatataaaaaaaatatataaatagaaatgtatatataaatataaaaatatgtgtgtgtgtgtgtgtgtgtgtgtgtgtgtgtgtgtgtgtgtgtgtgtgtgtgtgtgtgtgtgtgtgtgtgtgtgtgtgtgtgtgtgtgtgtgtgtgtgtatgtgtgtgtgtgtgtgtgtgtgtgtgtgtgtgtatgtgtatgtgtgtatgtgtgtgtgtgtatgtgtgtgtatgtgtgtgtatgtgtgtgtgtgtatgtgtatgtgtgtgtttatatgtgtgtgtgtctatatgtgtgcgtgtatatgtatgtgtgtctatatgtgtgcgtgtctatgttgtgtatgtgtgagtgtgagtgtgagtgtgaagtgtgaagtgtgaagtgtggagtgtggagtgtggagtgtgaagtgtgaagtgtgaagtgtgaagtgtgaagtgtgaagtgtgaagtgtgaagtgtgaagtgtgaagtgtgaagtgtggagtgtggagtgtggagtgtggagtgtggagtgtggagtgtgtatatatatatatatgtatatatatatatatatttatatatatatatatatatatatatatatatatatatatatatatataatgattgtttTACATCtggacaataatataatagctaATAACTTGAACTACCTATTTTGGCACGAAAGGAAACCTGGTAACTACTCTACACATCACAAAGTTGGAGACATTTTCTCGGCCAGTTTCCTTGAAGACATGAATACTTCTAGGACGCTCTTGTACACTATAAAGGCAAGACGAGAAATCAATGGCACTTGaatgaaacatataaaaatagtacgaaatatactaatataaaattatggCTTGATAATGAATGAACTTGAAGGGAACTTCAGCAACTCGCAGAGACTGAAGTTCCCTTTTTCGGaaacatcattatcactctctGTCGCCTGCATATCACCATCACAGCACTTAAAAACAACAGATCAACAATGGCAAATGCATAACATAACAGATTTCAGGGTTTGCAGCAAGAAGGCTCAGCGCCCCTCGCTATCAGGTCCCGCAAGACATCCGCCTGCTTCTTgtggtctcgctctctcttcctgatCTTGCTCGGGGGTTTGGCGATGAGGTCGACCCCGGTCACTTGGCACATGTACCAGACGCGCTCGAGTGCCACGGGGAAGGGCGAGACATTGCCACAGGTTGCGGGCGGCGGCGGGCTGTGGAGGAAAGGACGGTCATCTCATGCACATGCGGTTAGTTTTATGTCATGTGAACtgacacattcatttatatgacTACTTACTGGTTTATCATAAGCATTTAAAATGGCAAACTTTACTGTCATGTAAAAGGAGAGAATACAGATTTAATTGAGAACCAAATCGGAATTCCTTACTTGGTGTGAGGGCCACTCAGCAGAACCATCAGTGACAGGTCCTTGGCCGTCGTAGCCAGAAGGAATTCCTGCAGTCTTCGGACCATCTCCGACCGCGTCACAGCCGCATTGTCGTCTGCCgcgccttctcccttttcttgaaCCTCCTTTGATCCACGGTGCGATTTGTCCAGTAATTCTGGGGGTATCATTCTTGGCCAACTTTTTACACCCAAGTTGTGCATATCTATACCTGTGTCCTGCTTGTGACGCCTTGCCGTCTTGTGTTTTCTATTGTTGCAATAATCGCCGTGTTCAGTCACCTTGTTTGAATCTACACCCTTCACTTTGCATTTCGACGCTGCACCTTCCCCAGCACCATCCCTCGGCACCTCGATCGCCTCCTCCGCGCCTCCCTCGTCTCGTGAGGACGGCTGTCCGCTGTGCCAGCACCGACCACACTGCTCCAGCAGCTGGCAGTATCGGCCGTCTCCCGTCCAACATCTGAGGTCGTGGatggctgcatctgcgtccttgGCGCTCCCCATCTCCTTCGCCAGTCGTCTGTAGAGAGCATTGGCCCTCAGGACTCCCAGCTGGTCCAGCATTTGGAAGGCTAAGGTCCTGCCGAGGGGAGAGCGAGGACTgagcccccctcctcttcttccgcctcctcGGTCGTCGCCCTGGGGCAGGAGAGCGACTGGAGATTCGAAGTCGTGTGTGAGAGCCGAAATAATCACGTCACGCAGGTAACTggcggaaaagaagaggagaaaggagcttTAGACTGAGTACAAAAGTGTTCATCCTATACAGTGTATCATACTACATCTTCATAAAAGATTTCGACAAAGTCCCATCTTACCTATAATGTTTGATGTCCTCAACGGCTTCCCCGTCCTCAGGAAattgaacaacaataaaaatgttagTTTACCAATTATATGGAAAGATGGACAATATACCTAGAGGAACAAAAGAAATATTCCACATAAACACATCATGAAAGAAGGAGCATGACGATAAATAAACAAGTTCTATTCTCACAATACAAATGAGAATTGCCTTACCACGAACACCTTCAAATTCGTCTGTGGAGACTGTATGAGAGCGTCAACCGCGCGTCTCATCCGCGTCAAATCCCTACAGAATGTATGAATGCATAATCGCTGTTTTTAGTTTCCTAAACTTATAACACAGAAGAACCGAATTTTGTCTTTCAAGTATAGCTTAGAGTTTTGTCAAAAATGTCACGATATGAAAAACGGCAGCTTACCCTGAGAACAAGTCCTGAGGGCAGTAACGGCTTCGGTCTCGGCACTTTTCGGGCTGGAATTTAGAAGCAGGAAGTTATAGGAGGTATCTTTTATGTTTCACGCGGATGTCATCCGTAAACAGCTCTGCAATTCGGTCATAAGAAAGCAGTAAGATGAACTGAGTCAAGGTCTCAATATTTCAACCCTTCCGCACGCGAACACTCATACgagtatataaaacaaatacacaaacgtgTACATAGGATCCGATTCCCCACAAAGGATTCACATAATGCTAACTCACCTTAACATACTGGTTGATACAAAAGACACACATGGGAAGACCGGGCGTAGAGTGATCGATGTAACCTTGCTTGGGCTTGATCTCCACACAGATGACCTTGGCCTGCGGGCTCTCCTGCCCTTCGGCCCCTGGGCGAAGGCTCCTCTCGGCCGATTCGGTCTCCTGAGGGCGTCGACTAGAAGCTCCTGTCCCCGTACCCCCCTCGACGTCTCGCGAGGAGCCGCCGGACGTGCCATTTGTACTCGAGGCTCGATGAGATTCCCTGAGATCGCGGACTACTCCTTCGGGGAGCGCCGCATGGGCAAGAGGGTCCTTCCGCCGCTCGTCGAGGCCCTCCCAGGAACACGCAGGAGGTCTCGGGGACGGGGATCGTCCGCGGAAGGAAGACACAAAGGGGGCAGTACTAGCGAGATGATGAGTGAGAGAGGAATCTGAGGAAATGCTGTCGGTGGGAAGGCGTCTCTTGCTGAAGGCGCTGGCGGCGTCAGGACATATCCAAGCTACTCCATACTTGTTGATCTCCTTGCCCCGACGTCGCTCTGGAAGGAGAGGCAGGTTATTAAATCTCTTATATCACTGATAGTGAGCAGAATTACTTTTAATCACAAAATAAAGGCCTAACATTCACTCCCAGTTACAACTTCCTATAAAACACATCGTATTACTTTCGAAAGCCAGACCGAATCATCCCTTCAAAATAAGGAGACAAAGTACTACGTCTACGTATGTGGATTTACCTACACAATGTCAAAACACTCGACACAAAAAGCAAATGCAACATGAAACCTCGCAACCTTAACAACCCAACCTCGTGAATAATCCCGAAGGTTACTCCCTTACAGTACCATGAcgtgattttcccccttttgtggtAAGATAAGGAAGGTATCTGCTCAGAAAGATTGCAGATATGAAGGTTGATATGTttttaat comes from Penaeus monodon isolate SGIC_2016 chromosome 2, NSTDA_Pmon_1, whole genome shotgun sequence and encodes:
- the LOC119581408 gene encoding uncharacterized protein LOC119581408 (The sequence of the model RefSeq protein was modified relative to this genomic sequence to represent the inferred CDS: added 532 bases not found in genome assembly) → MDQPDDVTRLATSERMMAAPCVAFTPVPSGSPCSCPGVASLARSVEVMTCNEDPRITSTTAETGRDLILAALRVTSSDHGLPTLRVTPGDLAYLAEGADHMVVRLLGLGQVLRLRKTDVGSSTSREDLILRAKKDEEFFKNVARPFLSPLLTDESHLVIVEPAALMAFKETVEARRPERRRGKEINKYGVAWICPDAASAFSKRRLPTDSISSDSSLTHHLASTAPFVSSFRGRSPSPRPPACSWEGLDERRKDPLAHAALPEGVVRDLRESHRASSTNGTSGGSSRDVEGGTGTGASSRRPQETESAERSLRPGAEGQESPQAKVICVEIKPKQGYIDHSTPGLPMCVFCINQYVKPEKCRDRSRYCPQDLFSGDLTRMRRAVDALIQSPQTNLKVFVDGEAVEDIKHYSYLRDVIISALTHDFESPVALLPQGDDRGGGRRGGGLSPRSPLGRTLAFQMLDQLGVLRANALYRRLAKEMGSAKDADAAIHDLRCWTGDGRYCQLLEQCGRCWHSGQPSSRDEGGAEEAIEVPRDGAGEGAASKCKVKGVDSNKVTEHGDYCNNRKHKTARRHKQDTGIDMHNLGVKSWPRMIPPELLDKSHRGSKEVQEKGEGAADDNAAVTRSEMVRRLQEFLLATTAKDLSLMVLLSGPHTNPPPPATCGNVSPFPVALERVWYMCQVTGVDLIAKPPSKIRKRERDHKKQADVLRDLIARGAEPSCCKP